The genomic window CCCGAAATGCTCGCCGATTTCCCGGTAACTGGGCGGGTAATCGTGCTCGAGCGTGTAGGCGTGGATGTAGTCGAGAACTTCTTTTTGCCGTTTCGAAAGCGTTTTCATGCCGTATACGGTATCGAAAACTAGCCGAAAGTGCAAGGGGTTTTTGACGGGGAGGGCGCGGAGGGGGGGGAAAGGAGAAATTGACCGCGGATAAACGCGGATGGGCTTGGCGATGGCGGGGCGGTGCGGTGCGGGTGTCGGGCGAGTGGCATCGAGGTGCAGACAAGGCGGCAATGCAAAATGTGTTACGTCAAGACTTGACCCCATTCAGACCCCATTCACCATTGACCCCATTCACCATTCAAGCGACAACCTGCTCCAGAGATGGGCTTCCAGTATCCGCGAGCGCGGCGACTGCTTGCTCAGCTACCAGCCCGTGCTTCACCAGCGCGATCCCGACCACAAACTTTCCTCGCGCCTGCAAGCTGCCGGTTACCAGGAGCTGTTTGTGGATTATGGGATGCGAGTGTTGTGCCCGGCCAAGGCTTCCGCTCACGGAGACTCCCCCGGGCAGAGCAGCGAGTAGACCGGTTCCAGCTCGCTGCGGGTTTGGTAGCCGAAACTCTCGCGCAGTACGGAGACGAGCAGGCCCTCCCGGTCAGTAAAGGCTTTTGAGGTCACCGTGACATCGAGCACGCAGGAGCCGGCTGCCGCGATTTGGGAGGCGCAGCGCTGCAGCGCTTCCGGGCTTTGCTTCAGGCTCTCGGGATCGGTCCGGTGCTCCAGCAGCAGCTCCGCGGGTTTGCAGGCGGCGCTCAGCCGGGGGGACTCACTTCCCGTGAGCTGCAGGACGGTTCGCAGATAGTCTGCCATGTTCCAGGGGTGGACCGCCGTGGGCTGATCCTTCGGAAGCTCCTCTGCAAGTCTCGGGGCGATCTCCGACCAGACCCGGGGGAAGGCCGGGTGCTGGTTGGCATAGAGGAGCCCCGCGCTCAGCAGGCAGATGACGCCCAGAGGCGCGGCCACCGCCCAGCGGCTCCAGGCACGAGTCGCCTCCCAGCCTGCTGCTACCAGCAAATAGAGCGGCACGATCAGGTAGGCGTAGAGCCTCGGGAAGAAGACCGGCATTCCCAGGGTGAGCCCGCTGGCGATCGAGGCAAGAACCGCGCCGAGTGCCAACGTGATTACCAGGAGCTGCCGGGTGGGTAGTTTCAGGTCAGCGGCTTTCGCGCCCCGCCAGCACAGCCAGAGGACGGCCGCGCCCAGCAGCCACTCGATCAACACCAGCGCGGCGGGCGGTTCGGCAATCCAGTACCAGATCTGCACATTGAGCAGCAGGTCCGCCAGCACCGCCGGCGGCGAGGAGCGAAAGCTCGGGAACCCCATGCCGGTCATGATGAGCCG from Chrysiogenia bacterium includes these protein-coding regions:
- a CDS encoding repressor LexA, which translates into the protein MKTLSKRQKEVLDYIHAYTLEHDYPPSYREIGEHFG